In the genome of Solibacillus isronensis, one region contains:
- a CDS encoding YgaP-like transmembrane domain has translation MLTPNISETNAFIRMMCGVAMTAFGVGRIAHKPQCTVGRMMILAGSMKVAEGYYQYCPVVAMAKSEQMNEMMPVND, from the coding sequence TTGCTAACCCCCAATATTTCTGAAACAAACGCTTTTATTCGTATGATGTGCGGTGTTGCAATGACCGCATTCGGTGTCGGAAGAATCGCTCATAAACCTCAATGCACAGTTGGTCGCATGATGATTCTTGCCGGTTCAATGAAAGTGGCGGAAGGTTATTATCAATATTGTCCAGTAGTCGCAATGGCCAAATCAGAACAAATGAACGAAATGATGCCCGTCAATGATTAA
- a CDS encoding multidrug ABC transporter ATPase, producing MDIESVKNKDVLQLQQTIIFLKSEIAKYQNEISTLKSMDYYSMVNSLGQELSQLVNEKKELSLELMMLRKSFEKELSELHENIQLREEQRIKLISSIESLVEKKENLQKENKQLKETIEKTAKTETPSARSENYILAVEELDHLLRSFMNSNIEQLLSLRETINQQHDLLKHIKDKNDKIYSTLEEMAQIKDPENNSYSPTNEQSITRINLENQLQNLFIQATSFETELDEKLRILDEFDDKLLLLAIEIEKHKKGDI from the coding sequence ATGGATATTGAAAGCGTGAAAAATAAGGATGTACTACAATTACAGCAAACCATCATCTTTTTAAAATCAGAAATCGCGAAATATCAAAACGAAATATCCACCCTAAAAAGTATGGACTATTATTCAATGGTAAATAGTCTTGGTCAGGAACTGAGTCAGTTAGTAAACGAGAAAAAAGAACTTTCATTGGAATTAATGATGCTGAGGAAAAGCTTTGAAAAAGAGCTTAGCGAGTTGCATGAAAATATTCAGTTACGTGAAGAGCAAAGAATAAAACTGATTTCTTCCATTGAATCACTTGTGGAAAAAAAAGAAAACTTACAGAAAGAAAACAAACAATTAAAAGAGACAATCGAAAAAACAGCTAAAACCGAGACTCCTTCTGCCCGATCAGAAAACTATATACTGGCCGTAGAAGAACTTGATCATTTGCTGCGTTCTTTCATGAACAGTAACATTGAACAATTACTTTCTCTACGTGAAACGATCAATCAACAGCACGATCTGTTAAAGCATATTAAAGATAAAAACGATAAAATTTATTCTACCCTTGAAGAAATGGCACAAATAAAAGATCCTGAAAATAATAGTTATTCTCCGACCAATGAACAATCCATTACCCGAATCAACCTTGAAAATCAGCTCCAAAATTTATTCATTCAAGCAACCAGTTTTGAAACAGAGCTTGATGAAAAATTACGTATACTGGATGAGTTTGATGACAAGTTACTACTACTCGCCATTGAGATTGAGAAACATAAAAAAGGCGATATATAA
- the purD gene encoding phosphoribosylamine--glycine ligase, with the protein MNILVIGSGGREHAIAKQFNNAPSVQKVFVAPGNDGMKQDAQIVAIDALDFAALAQFVKENEVALTFVGPEQPLAEGIVDYFNEQGLVIFGPTKAAAKIEGSKSYAKEIMNKYNIPTAAHETFTEADKAVDYIKAQGAPIVIKADGLAAGKGVIVAMTEQEAIEAVEDMIGNQRFGDSSSRVVVEEFLEGEEFSFMSFVHKGQIYPMVIAQDHKRAYDGDKGPNTGGMGAYSPVPQISEDIVKVAYDTIVEPTVKAMDAEGVSFTGILYAGLILTAKGPKVIEFNARFGDPETQVVLPRMASDFGEFMMSLMKDQLFDLQWKEEAMLGVVVAAEGYPGDVEKGNALPELSDIELPVFHAGTKLAGDQFVGNGGRVLLVASEAATLKEAQEKVYAELAKKEWTNFFFRKDIGWRTFK; encoded by the coding sequence ATGAACATTCTTGTAATCGGTAGTGGTGGTCGTGAGCATGCGATCGCGAAGCAATTCAACAATGCACCATCTGTACAAAAGGTATTCGTAGCACCAGGAAATGACGGAATGAAGCAGGATGCACAAATTGTTGCAATCGATGCACTAGATTTCGCAGCACTTGCACAGTTTGTAAAAGAAAATGAGGTAGCTTTAACATTTGTAGGTCCGGAGCAGCCATTAGCAGAAGGAATCGTTGACTACTTCAATGAGCAGGGCTTGGTTATTTTCGGTCCAACAAAAGCGGCGGCTAAAATCGAAGGTTCGAAGTCTTATGCAAAAGAGATAATGAACAAATATAATATTCCGACGGCAGCGCATGAAACATTTACAGAAGCGGATAAAGCGGTTGATTATATTAAAGCGCAAGGTGCCCCGATTGTAATTAAAGCGGACGGGTTAGCTGCCGGAAAAGGTGTTATTGTAGCGATGACAGAACAAGAAGCAATTGAAGCTGTGGAAGATATGATCGGTAACCAGCGTTTCGGTGATTCTTCTTCCCGTGTTGTTGTGGAAGAGTTCCTCGAGGGCGAAGAATTTAGCTTCATGAGTTTCGTACATAAAGGGCAAATTTACCCAATGGTCATTGCTCAAGACCATAAACGTGCATATGATGGCGATAAAGGACCAAATACAGGCGGAATGGGTGCTTATTCACCAGTACCGCAAATTTCTGAGGATATTGTAAAAGTTGCTTATGACACAATCGTAGAGCCAACTGTAAAAGCAATGGATGCAGAAGGGGTATCATTCACTGGTATTCTGTATGCAGGCTTAATTTTAACTGCGAAAGGCCCGAAAGTAATTGAGTTCAATGCACGTTTTGGTGATCCGGAAACTCAAGTCGTGTTACCACGTATGGCTTCAGACTTCGGTGAATTTATGATGAGCTTAATGAAAGATCAGCTATTTGATTTACAGTGGAAAGAAGAGGCTATGCTAGGAGTTGTTGTTGCGGCTGAAGGCTATCCGGGTGATGTGGAAAAAGGAAATGCTCTACCCGAGCTTTCGGATATTGAACTGCCGGTATTCCATGCGGGGACAAAGCTTGCGGGCGACCAGTTCGTCGGTAACGGTGGCCGTGTGTTATTAGTGGCGTCAGAAGCAGCTACGTTAAAAGAAGCGCAGGAAAAAGTATATGCTGAACTTGCAAAAAAGGAATGGACGAATTTCTTCTTCCGCAAAGATATTGGTTGGAGAACATTTAAATAA
- the purH gene encoding bifunctional phosphoribosylaminoimidazolecarboxamide formyltransferase/IMP cyclohydrolase translates to MTKRALISVSDKNGILEFAKELVALGYEVLSTGGTKSLLQQNNVPVTAVDEVTNFPEILDGRVKTLNPMIHGGLLGKFDEPSHVAQMNEHGIRPIEIVCVNLYPFVETISKPDVSWDDAIENIDIGGPTMLRSAAKNHDYVTVIVDANDYSAVLEELKAEGKTTLTTRRRLAAKVFRHTAAYDSYISNHLSNAIGEEFPENLTLTYELKQTLRYGENPHQKAAFYAKRLGSDFSIAYATQLHGKELSYNNIQDANAALQIVKEFEMPAAVAVKHMNPCGVGTGETIEEAFNKAYEADPTSIFGGIIALNKEVDKATAEKLSGIFLEIIIAPSFTEEALEILTQKKNIRLLTIDFTQEKQDQFNVVAVEGGLLVQEPDRFGFTDANIQVVTDREPTEEEWEALKLGWAVVKHVKSNAIVVTDKQMTLGVGAGQMNRVGAAKIAFEQAGEKAQGAALASDAFFPMGDTVEAAAKAGIKAIIQPGGSIRDQESIDAANKYGITMVFTGVRHFKH, encoded by the coding sequence GTGACGAAACGTGCACTTATTAGTGTTTCAGATAAAAATGGTATTTTAGAATTTGCAAAAGAATTAGTAGCTCTTGGCTATGAAGTACTTTCTACTGGAGGAACAAAAAGTTTATTACAACAAAACAATGTTCCGGTAACAGCAGTGGATGAAGTAACAAACTTCCCGGAAATTTTGGATGGCCGTGTGAAAACATTAAATCCAATGATTCATGGCGGTCTTTTAGGTAAGTTTGATGAGCCAAGCCATGTTGCGCAAATGAATGAACATGGCATCCGCCCGATCGAGATTGTATGTGTCAACCTGTATCCGTTCGTCGAAACAATTTCCAAACCGGATGTATCATGGGATGATGCAATTGAAAACATCGATATCGGCGGTCCGACAATGCTACGTTCGGCAGCAAAAAACCATGATTATGTAACGGTAATTGTTGATGCGAATGACTATTCTGCCGTATTGGAAGAGCTAAAGGCAGAAGGGAAAACGACATTGACAACACGTCGTCGTTTAGCAGCGAAAGTATTCCGTCATACAGCTGCATATGATTCGTATATTTCCAATCATTTATCGAATGCAATTGGCGAAGAGTTCCCGGAAAACCTGACGTTAACATATGAGCTGAAACAAACATTGCGCTATGGTGAAAACCCTCACCAAAAAGCTGCGTTCTATGCAAAACGATTAGGTTCAGATTTCTCAATTGCCTATGCAACCCAATTACACGGTAAAGAATTATCGTACAACAATATTCAAGATGCAAATGCAGCATTGCAAATCGTAAAAGAATTTGAAATGCCTGCAGCGGTTGCCGTGAAGCACATGAATCCATGTGGTGTCGGTACTGGTGAAACAATCGAAGAAGCATTCAATAAAGCATATGAAGCAGATCCAACATCGATATTCGGCGGTATCATTGCATTAAATAAAGAAGTGGACAAAGCAACTGCAGAAAAGTTATCGGGTATTTTCCTTGAAATCATCATTGCGCCAAGCTTTACTGAAGAAGCATTAGAGATTTTAACGCAAAAGAAAAACATTCGTCTGTTAACAATCGATTTCACACAAGAAAAACAGGATCAATTCAATGTTGTAGCGGTTGAAGGTGGTTTACTTGTACAGGAGCCGGACCGTTTCGGATTTACAGATGCAAACATTCAAGTTGTGACTGACCGTGAACCGACTGAAGAAGAGTGGGAAGCATTAAAACTAGGCTGGGCAGTTGTGAAGCATGTAAAATCCAATGCCATTGTTGTAACGGATAAACAAATGACATTAGGTGTTGGTGCTGGTCAAATGAACCGTGTAGGGGCAGCAAAAATTGCCTTTGAACAAGCTGGAGAAAAAGCACAGGGCGCGGCATTAGCTTCGGATGCATTCTTCCCTATGGGCGACACAGTGGAAGCGGCGGCAAAAGCCGGTATTAAAGCAATCATTCAACCAGGCGGCTCGATTAGAGACCAGGAATCAATTGATGCAGCGAACAAATACGGTATTACAATGGTGTTTACAGGGGTTCGTCACTTTAAACATTAA
- the purN gene encoding phosphoribosylglycinamide formyltransferase: MGTKIAVFASGSGSNFQAIQEAISRGELNATIELVITDKPGAYVVTRAQNFGIPVMELAPKTFADKAAYEAKLVELLQEREIEWIILAGYMRLVGETLLSAYEHRIINIHPSLLPSFPGKDAIGQAMTHGVKVTGVTVHYVDAGMDTGKIISQGAVDVVDGNREATEERIHKLEHALYTKTLQQLFNVKK; the protein is encoded by the coding sequence ATGGGTACGAAAATTGCCGTATTCGCTTCTGGGAGCGGTAGTAATTTCCAGGCAATTCAAGAAGCGATTAGTCGCGGTGAGCTTAACGCGACGATCGAGCTTGTAATTACGGATAAGCCGGGTGCTTATGTTGTGACACGCGCACAGAATTTCGGTATACCTGTTATGGAGCTTGCACCGAAAACTTTTGCCGACAAGGCAGCTTACGAAGCAAAACTTGTGGAACTGTTACAAGAACGAGAGATTGAATGGATCATATTAGCAGGTTATATGCGCCTTGTAGGGGAAACGCTATTATCAGCTTATGAGCATCGAATTATCAATATTCATCCGTCGCTGCTGCCATCATTTCCCGGGAAAGACGCCATTGGTCAGGCGATGACTCACGGCGTAAAAGTTACGGGTGTAACGGTACACTATGTAGATGCGGGAATGGATACGGGAAAGATTATCTCGCAAGGAGCAGTTGACGTTGTCGATGGTAACCGTGAAGCGACAGAAGAGCGTATACATAAATTAGAACATGCGCTATACACGAAAACATTACAGCAATTATTTAATGTAAAAAAGTAA
- the purM gene encoding phosphoribosylformylglycinamidine cyclo-ligase, producing the protein MSKAYEQAGVNIEAGYEAVKRMKSHVERTNRLGVMGTFGGFGGMFDLSALNLKEPVLISGTDGVGTKLKLAFMVDKHDTIGVDCVAMCVNDIVAQGAEPLYFLDYVAVGKAEPAKIEQIVKGVADGCVQSGAALIGGETAEMPGLYEEDEYDLAGFAVGACEKSDIITGEKIVEGDVLIGLASSGVHSNGYSLVRKIVFADNEIAVDAVVEGYEDLGPIGEALLVPTKLYAKPVLAALKAADVHGCAHVTGGGFYENLPRMMPQGLATEIDLGSWPVLRIFEFLKEKGALADKDLYNVFNMGIGFVIAVPASEADKVIAAVEAEGEKAYTIGRVVNGEGVIFNGEHDGSLV; encoded by the coding sequence ATGTCAAAAGCATATGAACAGGCAGGCGTAAATATTGAGGCAGGTTATGAAGCAGTAAAACGTATGAAATCACATGTAGAGCGTACGAACCGTTTAGGTGTGATGGGAACGTTTGGTGGCTTTGGAGGCATGTTTGATTTGTCTGCACTGAACTTAAAGGAACCAGTTCTTATTTCAGGTACGGACGGTGTTGGGACAAAGTTGAAGCTTGCATTTATGGTTGATAAACACGATACAATCGGTGTGGACTGTGTTGCAATGTGTGTAAATGATATTGTTGCACAAGGTGCTGAACCGCTTTACTTCCTTGACTATGTTGCAGTAGGAAAAGCTGAGCCGGCAAAAATTGAGCAAATCGTAAAAGGTGTTGCGGACGGTTGTGTACAGTCCGGTGCAGCATTAATCGGCGGAGAAACAGCTGAAATGCCGGGTCTTTACGAAGAAGACGAGTACGATTTAGCTGGTTTTGCTGTAGGTGCATGTGAAAAATCGGACATCATTACAGGTGAAAAAATTGTGGAAGGCGATGTTCTAATCGGTCTTGCTTCCAGCGGTGTACATTCAAACGGCTATTCATTAGTACGTAAAATTGTATTTGCAGACAATGAAATCGCAGTTGATGCAGTAGTAGAAGGCTATGAAGACCTTGGCCCAATCGGCGAAGCGCTTCTTGTACCTACAAAGCTTTATGCAAAGCCTGTTTTAGCAGCACTTAAAGCTGCTGATGTACACGGTTGTGCACACGTAACAGGCGGGGGCTTCTATGAAAACCTGCCACGTATGATGCCACAAGGTTTGGCAACTGAAATCGATTTAGGATCTTGGCCAGTGCTGCGCATTTTTGAGTTTTTAAAAGAAAAAGGTGCATTGGCGGACAAAGATTTATATAACGTATTCAACATGGGAATCGGCTTTGTTATTGCAGTTCCAGCGAGTGAAGCAGATAAAGTGATCGCTGCGGTAGAAGCTGAAGGTGAAAAAGCTTACACAATCGGTCGCGTTGTGAACGGTGAAGGTGTTATTTTCAACGGCGAACATGACGGGAGCTTAGTGTAA
- the purF gene encoding amidophosphoribosyltransferase, with protein sequence MLAEIRGLNEECGVFGIWGNQDAAHLSYYGLHALQHRGQEGAGIVTTDGNQLQAVRGEGLVNDVFNEDKLRKVVGHAAIAHVRYATAGGKGLENVQPLLFRSSTGSLAIAHNGNLVNATHLKQFLERSGSIFNSTSDTEVVIHLIKKSKHSPFRSKVKEALSLLKGAFSIILLTNDQMIVARDRNGLRPLSLGKLGDSYVVASETCAFDLIGAEYVREVEPGELLIISNNGLEVDSYVEKDKRTMCAMEYVYLARPDSNIDEVNIHMARKRMGKELAKECAHIEADVVTGVPDSSISAAIGFSEASGIPYELGLIKNRYVGRTFIQPTQELRERGVKMKLSPVVQVVKGKRVVMVDDSIVRGTTSRRIVRMLKEAGAAEVHVVISSPPMTDPCYYGIDTSTHEELIASSHSVEDIRVAIEADTLTFLSLEGMVRATNRPFEDENGGLCVACFTGKYPTEIFPDTVLPHEKDC encoded by the coding sequence ATGCTTGCTGAAATCAGAGGCTTAAATGAGGAATGTGGCGTATTTGGCATTTGGGGCAATCAAGATGCAGCGCACTTAAGTTATTACGGTTTACACGCATTGCAGCATCGTGGACAGGAAGGAGCTGGTATCGTCACAACTGACGGTAATCAGCTTCAGGCTGTACGCGGGGAAGGTCTAGTAAATGACGTGTTCAATGAAGATAAATTACGTAAAGTAGTAGGGCATGCGGCAATTGCGCATGTACGATATGCAACAGCAGGCGGCAAAGGACTGGAAAATGTTCAGCCGTTATTATTCCGTTCTTCAACTGGCTCACTGGCAATTGCCCATAATGGGAACTTAGTGAATGCGACACATTTAAAACAGTTTTTAGAGCGCTCTGGCAGCATTTTCAACTCGACTTCCGATACAGAGGTTGTTATCCATCTCATTAAGAAATCTAAACACTCACCATTTCGTTCAAAAGTGAAAGAAGCATTGTCGTTATTAAAAGGCGCATTCTCGATTATTTTATTGACGAATGACCAAATGATTGTAGCCCGTGACCGAAACGGCTTACGTCCGCTTTCACTTGGAAAGCTGGGTGATTCTTATGTAGTTGCATCTGAAACATGTGCATTTGATTTAATCGGTGCGGAATACGTACGTGAAGTGGAGCCTGGTGAGTTATTGATCATTTCAAACAATGGTCTTGAAGTCGACAGCTATGTTGAAAAGGATAAACGGACAATGTGTGCGATGGAATATGTATACCTTGCACGTCCTGATTCAAATATTGATGAAGTGAATATCCATATGGCACGTAAACGTATGGGTAAAGAACTCGCAAAAGAATGTGCCCATATTGAAGCGGATGTTGTTACAGGAGTTCCAGACTCATCTATTTCTGCAGCGATCGGATTTTCCGAAGCGAGCGGTATTCCATACGAGCTTGGTTTAATTAAAAACCGCTATGTTGGGCGTACTTTTATCCAGCCGACACAGGAACTTCGCGAACGCGGTGTAAAAATGAAGCTTTCACCTGTCGTACAAGTCGTAAAAGGAAAACGTGTTGTCATGGTAGATGATTCAATCGTACGTGGTACAACATCGAGACGCATTGTGCGCATGCTGAAGGAAGCTGGGGCAGCAGAAGTGCATGTTGTAATTTCTTCACCGCCAATGACAGATCCTTGTTATTACGGAATCGATACATCGACACATGAAGAGCTGATTGCATCAAGCCACAGTGTGGAAGATATACGAGTAGCAATTGAAGCTGACACACTAACATTTTTATCGTTGGAAGGTATGGTCCGTGCAACGAACCGCCCGTTTGAAGATGAAAATGGAGGGCTTTGTGTTGCATGCTTTACAGGTAAATACCCGACAGAGATTTTCCCGGACACAGTTTTACCACATGAAAAAGACTGTTAG